Proteins encoded together in one Prosthecobacter debontii window:
- the murA gene encoding UDP-N-acetylglucosamine 1-carboxyvinyltransferase yields MEKLIVHGGAPLKGRVNISGSKNSSLPILAATLLTKDTCTIRRVPDLSDTNYMVRILGELGAEVERASGVVVVKAEKIKSVAPYDLVRKMRASICVLGPLTGRLKKCVVSLPGGCVIGDRPVDLHLKGLEALGAQITVDGGDITVNAKKGFKGGPMNLMGKHGSTVLGTDNVMMAATLAKGTTIIEGAAAEPEVEDLANFLIKMGAKIEGAGTNRIVIEGVKELHGAEHTVIPDRIEAGTFLCAGAMIGEGITLKRVMPEHMKEITGALKKCGFPIEIGKDSISIAPNPKAKGFDLTTLCYPGFPTDMQAQFCALACAIDDVSTITETIFPQRFMHVAEMKRMGANIDLQGATARIRGGHAIKGAPVMASDLRASAALVLAGLIASGKTEVNRLYHIDRGYEHLDDKLATLGAQLERVKE; encoded by the coding sequence ATGGAAAAGCTCATCGTTCACGGCGGCGCACCGCTCAAAGGCCGGGTCAATATCAGCGGCAGCAAGAACTCCTCCCTGCCCATCCTCGCAGCCACGCTACTGACCAAAGACACCTGCACCATCCGTCGTGTGCCTGACCTGAGTGACACCAACTACATGGTCCGCATCCTGGGCGAGCTCGGAGCTGAGGTGGAGCGAGCCAGCGGCGTGGTGGTGGTGAAGGCGGAGAAGATCAAATCCGTGGCCCCCTATGACCTCGTGCGGAAGATGCGCGCCAGCATCTGCGTCCTCGGCCCTTTGACCGGTCGTTTGAAAAAATGCGTCGTCTCCCTGCCCGGGGGCTGCGTCATCGGTGATCGCCCCGTGGATCTGCACTTGAAGGGTCTGGAGGCCCTTGGAGCCCAGATCACCGTGGATGGAGGTGACATCACCGTGAACGCCAAAAAAGGCTTCAAAGGTGGCCCGATGAACCTCATGGGCAAACATGGCTCCACCGTGCTCGGCACGGATAACGTCATGATGGCCGCCACCCTGGCCAAAGGCACCACCATCATCGAAGGCGCCGCAGCGGAGCCCGAGGTGGAAGACCTGGCCAATTTCCTCATCAAGATGGGCGCCAAGATCGAAGGCGCAGGCACCAACCGCATCGTCATCGAAGGCGTGAAGGAATTGCACGGGGCCGAGCACACCGTCATCCCCGACCGTATCGAGGCCGGCACCTTCCTCTGCGCTGGAGCCATGATTGGCGAAGGCATCACGCTGAAGCGTGTCATGCCTGAGCACATGAAAGAGATCACAGGAGCTCTGAAAAAATGCGGTTTCCCCATCGAGATCGGCAAGGACAGCATCAGCATCGCGCCAAACCCCAAGGCCAAGGGGTTTGACCTCACCACGCTCTGCTACCCCGGTTTCCCCACCGACATGCAGGCCCAGTTCTGCGCGCTCGCCTGCGCCATTGATGACGTCAGCACCATCACCGAGACCATCTTCCCCCAGCGCTTCATGCACGTGGCTGAGATGAAGCGGATGGGAGCCAACATCGACCTCCAAGGTGCCACCGCCCGCATCCGTGGGGGTCACGCCATCAAAGGCGCCCCCGTCATGGCCAGTGACCTCCGCGCCTCCGCAGCACTCGTGTTGGCCGGTCTCATCGCCAGTGGCAAAACAGAGGTCAACCGCCTCTACCACATCGACCGCGGTT
- the prmC gene encoding peptide chain release factor N(5)-glutamine methyltransferase: MKPLLDTLRAGTGYLEKHGVEEARLNMEHLLAHVLGCRRLDLYLRFGEALHETDLEKLRGLTKRRAEGEPLQHLLGTVDFLGLELVSDHRALIPRPETEYLCDLLIKRYGKAPPARVLDMATGSGCIGLSLATAWPESQVVLADISEEALDLTRLNTERLGLTRVQILRSDLFEKITGSFDLIVTNLPYIPCGEIPALSREVQRDPILALDGGPDGLDIVRRFLTDAPAHLPPSGWVALEVGHDQGHATAEHAQSLGFHQAEVRADLAGIERFVFAKRPLSE; the protein is encoded by the coding sequence ATGAAACCTCTCCTCGACACTCTCCGCGCTGGCACTGGCTACCTGGAGAAGCATGGCGTCGAGGAAGCCCGACTGAACATGGAGCACCTGCTCGCCCATGTGCTTGGGTGCCGTCGCCTGGACCTGTATCTGCGCTTTGGCGAGGCCCTGCATGAAACCGATCTGGAGAAACTGCGCGGCCTCACCAAACGCCGGGCGGAGGGGGAGCCGCTGCAGCACCTGCTCGGCACCGTGGATTTCCTCGGCCTGGAATTGGTCAGCGACCACCGCGCCCTCATCCCCCGGCCTGAGACGGAGTATCTCTGCGATTTGCTGATCAAACGCTATGGCAAGGCCCCACCTGCGCGGGTGCTGGACATGGCCACCGGGTCCGGCTGCATCGGCCTCAGCCTCGCCACCGCCTGGCCGGAGAGTCAAGTCGTCCTGGCGGACATCTCGGAGGAAGCCCTGGACCTCACCCGCTTGAATACCGAGCGTCTGGGCCTGACCCGCGTGCAGATCCTACGCAGCGATCTCTTCGAAAAAATCACCGGCAGCTTCGATCTCATCGTCACCAACCTGCCTTACATCCCGTGCGGAGAGATCCCCGCCCTCAGCCGTGAGGTGCAGCGCGACCCCATCCTGGCGCTGGATGGCGGACCGGATGGCCTGGACATCGTCCGGCGTTTTTTAACCGATGCGCCCGCCCATTTGCCCCCATCTGGTTGGGTAGCTTTGGAAGTGGGACATGATCAAGGCCACGCCACCGCTGAGCATGCTCAAAGCCTCGGTTTTCATCAGGCCGAAGTGCGTGCCGACTTGGCCGGAATCGAGCGTTTTGTCTTCGCCAAAAGGCCTTTGAGCGAATAG
- the thiH gene encoding 2-iminoacetate synthase ThiH: MQTSFIPALDALPERKSPLMERFWSLLETKSPSQLEAMARESRLITRRNFGRTMRLFAPLYVSNECVNNCSYCGFSRDNTSIMRVTLTVDQVVREARHLTELGFRNILLVAGEHPRFVSEGYLEECIRAIRDFVPTIGIEVGPMEAPEYERMVKAGAEGLVVYHETYDRAMYTDMHTAGPKKDFDWRLACPERGYEGGFRRIGIGALFGLSDWRLEALRLAAHLEHLYKHCWKSSFTVAFPRLRPAAGGFQPLTGFPDWALVQTICAFRLTFPEVGIVLSTREPASLRDALAPLGITTMSAGSHTEPGGYTGAGQDDLHQTVRGRRVELEAKTEDARAEGQFGIADERSPAEVAEMLQKQGLDAVWKDWDPAILTEGALAA, from the coding sequence ATGCAGACTTCCTTTATTCCCGCCCTCGATGCCCTCCCAGAGCGCAAGTCGCCCCTGATGGAGAGGTTTTGGAGCCTGCTGGAGACGAAGTCGCCCTCGCAACTTGAGGCCATGGCGCGGGAGTCCCGCCTGATCACGCGGCGGAATTTCGGCCGCACGATGCGCCTGTTTGCCCCGCTGTATGTGTCCAACGAATGCGTGAACAACTGCTCCTACTGCGGTTTCTCCCGGGATAACACCAGCATCATGCGGGTGACCCTGACAGTGGATCAAGTGGTGCGCGAGGCACGCCATCTCACGGAGCTGGGTTTTCGTAATATCTTGTTAGTGGCCGGAGAGCATCCTCGCTTCGTCAGCGAGGGGTATCTGGAGGAATGCATCCGCGCCATCCGTGACTTCGTGCCCACCATCGGCATCGAGGTCGGCCCCATGGAGGCTCCGGAATACGAGCGCATGGTGAAGGCCGGAGCCGAGGGGTTGGTCGTCTATCACGAGACCTATGACCGCGCCATGTATACGGACATGCACACCGCTGGGCCGAAGAAGGACTTCGACTGGCGTCTGGCCTGCCCCGAGCGTGGCTATGAAGGCGGATTCCGCCGCATCGGCATCGGCGCTTTGTTTGGCCTCAGCGACTGGCGACTGGAAGCGCTGCGTCTGGCCGCGCATCTGGAGCATCTCTACAAGCACTGTTGGAAGTCCAGTTTCACCGTCGCCTTTCCACGCCTGCGTCCCGCTGCCGGGGGCTTTCAACCGCTGACCGGTTTCCCCGACTGGGCACTGGTGCAGACCATCTGCGCCTTTCGCCTGACTTTCCCTGAGGTGGGCATCGTGCTCAGCACCCGCGAGCCAGCCTCCCTCCGCGATGCCTTGGCTCCGCTGGGCATCACCACCATGAGCGCTGGCAGTCATACTGAACCCGGCGGCTACACCGGAGCCGGTCAAGATGACCTCCACCAGACAGTGCGCGGGCGCCGAGTGGAACTCGAAGCCAAGACCGAAGACGCAAGGGCCGAAGGCCAGTTTGGAATCGCCGATGAACGCAGTCCGGCTGAAGTGGCCGAGATGTTGCAGAAACAAGGGCTCGACGCCGTCTGGAAGGACTGGGACCCGGCGATTCTCACCGAAGGCGCTTTGGCGGCTTGA
- the thiS gene encoding sulfur carrier protein ThiS: MTITLNGQKHELSASQPLTVLLESLGMAGKPVVVELNQMALLPKEISSAQVNEGDVIEIVQITAGG; encoded by the coding sequence ATGACGATTACCCTCAATGGCCAGAAACATGAACTCTCCGCCAGCCAGCCACTGACGGTTCTGCTGGAAAGCCTGGGCATGGCGGGTAAACCTGTGGTGGTTGAGCTGAATCAGATGGCGCTGCTGCCCAAGGAGATCAGCTCCGCTCAGGTGAATGAGGGGGATGTGATCGAGATCGTCCAGATCACGGCGGGAGGGTAA
- a CDS encoding Ig-like domain-containing protein — translation MVCCQSACYSFLPIFIALILSEPCLAVPADLDPTFNNGNVLPLDDVGYYLEPSYHLILQSDGKILVAGQNGSRIGILRLLQGGQLDRDFSTDGRTRSYYDGSLAGIALQSDGKIVVGGKVSKDGVEGLGGYRFLSNGEEDLAYGHLGQAINPQTDGMTASSMLLRKDQSLIVAGTTSGSTYRYGGLCRFATDGQADPTFNDSQGYSLTPLRYEQVAYQMLNRQDGGVLLATSPSAYLHGFLPDGRLDLDYEAVTFTTGQIIGGLLADAGDEKVWCVAMNKQSSYNQSIGLTRLLSNGQPDESFHGGEPVWLTAAGTYNEVHDIAVQHNGKVLLAVSTGNTYVATQGAILRVNVDGSLDESFNGTGKLVLENQSHLDAVAVQKDGKILVAGWGGLLRLMGDPTVPEIVIEQPAGSVLESGTSTCVFAPSLPNEHSVLNFIVKNLGGNDLTLEGITFSGPDAADFEVSIAPQPGTVLLGGQESFSIRFHPSVAGSKQTVMHVASNAEDAQDFTVNLTGLCLSPDADDDHDGVSNAAEIRMAMLGFDPLVDSSALRTLLHENAAGAGLLNEAALETLALKTVLLPKDAESGRFKLRLFLERSLDLSTWVPVAGLNPQVDAENGRIDVEIEPASQTSAFFKVLGAKP, via the coding sequence ATGGTTTGCTGCCAATCTGCCTGCTATTCGTTTCTTCCGATTTTCATCGCACTAATCCTTAGTGAGCCTTGCCTAGCAGTTCCAGCGGATCTGGATCCGACATTCAATAACGGAAATGTTCTACCTCTGGATGATGTGGGGTATTATCTCGAACCGTCTTATCATCTGATCCTCCAGTCCGATGGCAAAATTCTTGTGGCGGGGCAAAATGGCAGCCGCATCGGGATTCTTCGCCTGCTCCAAGGCGGTCAGTTAGATCGGGACTTCAGCACGGATGGCCGCACCCGCAGTTATTACGACGGGAGCTTGGCAGGAATCGCCCTTCAGAGCGATGGGAAGATTGTGGTGGGAGGCAAAGTTTCTAAAGATGGGGTGGAAGGGTTGGGTGGCTATCGGTTCCTTTCGAATGGCGAAGAAGATCTAGCCTACGGGCATTTAGGGCAGGCGATAAACCCTCAAACAGACGGGATGACCGCGAGCAGCATGCTGCTGAGAAAGGACCAGTCTCTAATCGTCGCGGGCACCACCTCGGGTTCCACCTACCGCTATGGTGGTCTCTGCCGATTCGCGACCGACGGGCAGGCGGACCCAACGTTCAATGATAGTCAGGGCTATTCCCTCACCCCGTTGCGCTACGAGCAGGTGGCTTATCAAATGCTAAACCGGCAGGACGGCGGTGTTTTACTGGCAACGAGCCCTTCCGCATACCTTCATGGTTTTCTTCCAGACGGAAGGTTGGATCTCGATTACGAAGCTGTGACTTTCACGACCGGACAAATCATAGGTGGGTTGCTCGCTGATGCAGGGGATGAAAAAGTCTGGTGTGTGGCGATGAATAAGCAGAGCAGCTACAACCAAAGCATTGGCTTGACGCGCTTGCTCTCCAATGGTCAGCCAGATGAGTCCTTCCATGGTGGTGAACCTGTATGGTTAACGGCCGCTGGCACTTACAATGAAGTACATGACATCGCCGTCCAACATAATGGGAAGGTTCTGCTGGCCGTCAGCACCGGCAATACCTATGTAGCTACCCAAGGAGCGATCCTTCGAGTGAATGTCGATGGGTCTCTGGACGAAAGCTTTAATGGCACAGGTAAGCTGGTGCTGGAAAACCAATCGCATCTGGATGCGGTGGCCGTGCAGAAAGATGGCAAGATTTTAGTCGCTGGCTGGGGAGGGCTACTCCGCCTGATGGGCGACCCCACAGTGCCGGAGATTGTGATCGAACAACCTGCTGGATCGGTCTTGGAGAGTGGGACATCGACATGCGTGTTTGCCCCGTCTTTGCCTAACGAACATTCTGTTCTGAATTTTATCGTCAAGAATCTCGGTGGCAATGATCTGACCTTGGAGGGAATCACTTTTTCAGGGCCTGATGCAGCTGATTTTGAAGTGAGCATTGCCCCTCAGCCCGGCACGGTTTTGCTAGGCGGACAGGAGAGCTTTAGCATTCGTTTTCATCCTTCGGTCGCGGGTTCTAAGCAGACTGTCATGCACGTTGCCAGCAATGCCGAGGATGCGCAGGATTTTACGGTCAATCTCACCGGACTTTGCTTATCGCCTGACGCAGACGACGATCATGATGGGGTGAGCAATGCCGCCGAGATCCGTATGGCGATGTTGGGATTTGATCCGCTGGTCGATTCCTCCGCTCTACGCACCTTACTTCATGAAAACGCTGCGGGAGCTGGATTGCTCAATGAGGCTGCCCTGGAGACTTTGGCGTTGAAAACGGTGCTCTTGCCCAAGGATGCTGAATCTGGACGATTCAAACTGCGTCTCTTTTTGGAGAGAAGTTTGGACCTCAGCACCTGGGTGCCCGTTGCAGGGCTCAATCCCCAGGTCGATGCGGAAAATGGTCGCATCGATGTCGAGATCGAGCCTGCTTCACAGACGTCGGCGTTTTTTAAGGTGTTAGGGGCGAAGCCCTGA
- a CDS encoding arylsulfatase, with translation MRCLLSLVFFTSLSVAADRPNVMFILADDLGYSDLGCYGGDIATPNLDALAKEGLRFTQFYNTARCWPTRGALMSGYYAQQIHRDELPGLGGGGRGVRQSWARLLPDYLKPAGYRNYHSGKWHIDGPVLQSGFDRSLDVRNQGNFFSSKGNALDDVPVVPPENETGYYATTATADHAIDCLKEHAANYQKSPFFHYVAFIAPHFPLHALPEDIALYRDKYLAGWEKMRQTRYQRQKYMGIVNTELSAVERDIGPPYDFPDAFEKLGPGEINRPLPWDDLTDEQRHFQATKMAIHAAMVHRMDIEIGRILQQLREMGAYENTLIFFASDNGASAEIMVRNGGHDPKAEPGSAATYLCLGPGFSNACNTPFRRHKTWVHEGGISTPLIAHWPQGIQAHGELRHTPAHVVDIVPTVLEVAGVEKPKAWQDETLPEAPGKSLVPALAKDEIIARDSLWWLHEGNRAVRVGDWKLVAAKGDPWELYDLSTDRAEAHNLAAKMPDKVKELEAIWQKQTDQFSDLAKKTLNEQPQAPATGKGKGKGKAQAKQRE, from the coding sequence ATGCGTTGCTTACTCTCACTCGTTTTCTTCACCAGCCTCAGCGTGGCGGCCGACCGGCCTAACGTCATGTTCATCCTCGCGGATGACTTGGGGTATTCGGATCTCGGTTGCTATGGCGGAGACATCGCCACGCCGAATTTGGATGCCCTGGCTAAAGAGGGCCTGCGCTTCACCCAGTTTTACAATACCGCCCGCTGCTGGCCTACCCGAGGTGCCCTGATGAGCGGTTACTATGCCCAGCAGATCCATCGAGATGAATTACCAGGCCTCGGAGGAGGAGGCCGTGGCGTGCGTCAGTCCTGGGCACGCCTGCTGCCAGACTATTTAAAACCCGCGGGCTACCGCAACTACCATAGCGGCAAGTGGCACATCGACGGCCCCGTCTTACAGTCCGGCTTTGACCGCTCTCTCGATGTGCGTAACCAGGGCAACTTCTTCAGCTCGAAAGGCAACGCCCTCGATGACGTGCCGGTGGTGCCACCTGAAAATGAAACGGGCTACTACGCCACCACCGCCACGGCGGACCACGCCATTGATTGTCTGAAAGAGCATGCGGCCAACTACCAAAAGAGTCCCTTCTTCCACTACGTGGCCTTCATCGCTCCCCACTTCCCCCTGCATGCGCTGCCGGAGGATATCGCGCTTTACCGCGACAAATATCTAGCAGGCTGGGAAAAGATGCGGCAGACCCGTTACCAGCGGCAGAAGTACATGGGGATCGTCAACACCGAACTCTCCGCCGTGGAGCGCGATATCGGTCCCCCCTATGACTTTCCCGATGCTTTTGAAAAACTCGGTCCCGGTGAAATCAATCGTCCCCTGCCCTGGGATGATCTGACGGATGAGCAGCGCCATTTTCAAGCCACTAAGATGGCCATACACGCCGCCATGGTGCATCGCATGGACATCGAGATCGGCCGCATCCTCCAGCAACTCCGCGAGATGGGGGCCTATGAGAACACGCTGATCTTCTTCGCCTCCGACAACGGTGCTAGCGCCGAGATCATGGTGCGCAATGGCGGCCATGATCCGAAAGCCGAGCCCGGCAGCGCCGCCACCTACCTCTGCCTCGGCCCAGGCTTCTCCAATGCCTGCAACACGCCCTTCCGTCGGCACAAGACCTGGGTGCATGAGGGTGGCATCAGCACCCCGCTGATCGCACATTGGCCGCAGGGTATCCAAGCCCATGGTGAGCTCCGTCATACACCTGCCCATGTGGTGGATATCGTCCCCACCGTTCTGGAAGTAGCTGGTGTCGAAAAACCAAAAGCATGGCAAGACGAAACACTCCCTGAAGCTCCTGGGAAAAGCCTCGTCCCGGCTCTGGCCAAAGATGAGATCATCGCCCGAGACTCCCTTTGGTGGCTGCATGAAGGAAACCGCGCCGTGCGTGTGGGCGACTGGAAACTCGTCGCCGCCAAGGGTGATCCCTGGGAACTCTACGACCTCTCCACCGATCGTGCGGAAGCTCACAACCTCGCCGCCAAGATGCCGGACAAGGTCAAGGAACTGGAAGCCATCTGGCAGAAGCAGACCGATCAGTTCTCAGACCTCGCCAAAAAGACCCTCAACGAACAACCCCAAGCCCCCGCCACAGGAAAAGGCAAGGGTAAAGGGAAGGCTCAAGCGAAACAGAGGGAGTGA
- a CDS encoding alpha/beta hydrolase: MFRRLFLSPLFLVLALHAEAPQAAEPLTPIALKKRLEGTQNAAETNQLHEDIIRLFGRQNLLKGKPSTKIEATTVAWAVMDMNPARVTRGDGTVIGNMTRVGEDGLQVLVQTMKNFQEFNYRIEVDGAARVAGMVHLEHYDYTADSDPQPGVPQGRLEKFQWTQSKIFPDTVRDVTVYIPEQYKAGEEACLMVWQDGSRHVDPKGPMRAGVVFDNLIHKKKMPVTIGVFVDPGRKPEQKPGSKAANRGFEYDSLGDAYVNFLLTEILPEVEKRYPVKFRQDPKAWAIAGGSSGGICSFTAAWERPDKFHKVLSWVGTFVDIRGGNAYPYLVRVTERKPIRVYLLDGVNDLDNKYGNWPLANRMMEASLKYMNYDFRMDWTECFHGSRGMAPHLPEALEWLWRDVK, encoded by the coding sequence ATGTTCCGGCGTCTGTTTCTCTCCCCCCTTTTCCTTGTTCTCGCCCTCCACGCAGAAGCCCCGCAAGCCGCCGAGCCGCTCACGCCGATCGCCCTGAAAAAGAGACTGGAAGGCACGCAGAATGCCGCCGAGACGAATCAACTGCACGAAGACATCATCCGCCTCTTTGGCCGCCAGAACCTGCTGAAAGGTAAACCCAGCACCAAGATCGAAGCCACCACCGTGGCCTGGGCCGTGATGGACATGAACCCCGCGCGTGTGACGCGTGGAGACGGCACCGTGATCGGTAACATGACCCGCGTCGGCGAGGACGGCCTGCAGGTGCTGGTGCAGACGATGAAAAATTTCCAGGAGTTCAACTACCGCATTGAGGTGGATGGCGCCGCCCGTGTGGCTGGCATGGTGCATCTGGAGCACTACGACTACACCGCCGACAGTGATCCTCAGCCCGGTGTGCCGCAGGGACGCCTGGAGAAGTTCCAGTGGACGCAGAGTAAAATCTTCCCGGATACCGTGCGGGATGTCACCGTTTACATCCCGGAGCAATACAAGGCCGGTGAGGAAGCCTGCCTCATGGTCTGGCAGGATGGCAGCCGTCATGTGGACCCCAAAGGCCCCATGCGTGCTGGCGTGGTCTTTGACAATCTCATCCACAAAAAGAAGATGCCCGTCACCATCGGTGTCTTCGTGGACCCCGGACGCAAGCCCGAGCAGAAACCCGGCAGCAAGGCCGCTAATCGCGGTTTTGAATACGACAGCTTGGGAGATGCCTATGTGAACTTCCTGCTCACCGAGATCCTGCCTGAAGTGGAAAAGCGCTATCCGGTGAAATTCCGCCAGGACCCGAAAGCCTGGGCCATTGCCGGGGGTTCCTCGGGCGGCATCTGCTCCTTCACCGCCGCCTGGGAGCGGCCTGATAAATTCCACAAAGTCCTGAGCTGGGTCGGCACCTTCGTGGACATCCGCGGCGGCAACGCCTATCCCTATCTCGTGCGTGTCACCGAGCGCAAACCCATCCGTGTTTACCTGCTGGATGGCGTCAATGACCTCGACAACAAATACGGCAACTGGCCTCTGGCCAACCGCATGATGGAAGCCAGCCTCAAATACATGAACTACGACTTCCGCATGGACTGGACCGAGTGCTTCCACGGCAGCCGCGGCATGGCCCCGCACCTCCCCGAAGCGCTCGAATGGCTGTGGCGGGATGTGAAGTGA